The Thermodesulfobacteriota bacterium sequence CGGGCCGTGGGTCTCCACGAGGCCGTGCTGGCGCTGCCCAAGGGCTACGACACCCCGGTACTGGAGGAGGGCGCCCTCCTGAGCGCGGGCCAGCGCCAACTGGTAGCCTTTGCCCGGGCCCTGGCCGGCAGCCCGCGCCTGCTCGTGCTGGACGAGGCCACCTCCGAGGTGGACCAGGCCACGGAAGCCCAGATCGAGGGGGCCCTGGAAACCCTGTTCCAGGGCCGCACCAGCCTCGTGGTGGCCCACCGCCTGGCCACCGTGCGCCGCGCCCACCGGGTGGTGGTGCTGGTCCGGGGGCGCGTGGCGGAGGAAGGCACCCACGGGGAGCTCTTGCGCCGCGGCGGTCTGTACCGCACCCTTTACGAGCTCCAGTTCCGCCGCCCGGCCGCCTGAGGCCGGGAACTCGAACCCGAGGACACCGCCGATGGGAGAGACGATCCCCCCCGAACACCTGCCCGAGCTCCTGGCGCTCCTGGCCGCGCTGATCCTGCTCTCCGCCTTCTTCTCCGGGTCGGAAACCGGGCTGCTGGGCGCCGACTGGCTCAAGATGCGCTACCTGGCCCGCAAGGGAAACCGGCGCGCCCGCACCCACCAGACCCTCATGGAGCGCCGGGATCTCCTGCTCGGGACCATCCTGGTGGGAAACAACGTGGTGAACATCGCCGCCTCGGCCATCGCCACCGCCGTGGCCCTGTCCGTCTTCGGCGAACGGGGCATCGCGCTGGCCACCGGCGGCATGACCCTGCTGCTCCTGGTCTTCGGCGAGATCGCCCCCAAGACCTTCGCGAGCCAGCGGGCCGAGACCGTTGCGCTGGCCGTGGCGCCCGTCTTTGCCCTGCTGCGGCGGGTGCTCTACCCTGCAGTGGTCACGGTGACCTTCCTCTCCAACGGCCTGCTGCGCGCCTTCGGCGCCCGGCCCGAGGCCGTTCCCCGCCCCAGCCTCTCGGAGGACGAGATCCGCGCCCTGCTCACCGAGGGCGGAGACGCGGGCGCCGTGGCCGAGAGCAAGCGCCGCATGCTCCACGGCATCTTCCAGATGGGGCGGCAGACCGTGCGCGAGATCATGGTGCCCCGCACCCGCGTCCGCGCCCTCGACGTGGCCACCCCCCTGGGGGAGGCGGCCGAGGCCTTCGTCACCACGGGCTATACCCGGCTTCCGGTCTTCCGGGAGAACCTCGACGAGATCCTGGGCATCGCCCACGCCCGCGACGCCCTGGCCCTGGTGGCCAAACCGAGGGGGGGGGAAGGCAGCCTCGCCGCCATCGCCCGGGAGCCCTTCTTCGTGCCCGAGTCCAAGGACCTGGAAGCCATGCTCTACGAGTTCCAGACCCGGCGCACCCACATGGCCGTGGTGGTGGACGAGTACGGGGGGGTGGAGGGCATCGTCACCCTGGAGGACGTGCTGGAGGAGATCGTGGGAGAGATCCGGGACGAGCACGACGTGGAGGGAGAGTCGCTGCGCTTCCTGCCCGGCGGGGAGGTCCTGGTGCAGGGGGGCCTCTCGATCCGCGACGTGAACCAGCGCCTCAAGCTCAAGCTCCCCACCGACACCGACGTCACCCTCGGGGGCTTCGTCATGACCCGGCTGGGCCACATCCCCGAGGTGGGGGAGACCGTGCGCCACGGAAACTCGATCTTCCGGGTGGAGCGCACCGGCCGCCACCGGGTGCTCCTGGTGCGGGTGACCCCCGTGCCGCCCTCCTCCCCCGGCAAGGGCAAGGTGCCGGCGCAGGGGGCCAAGCGCAAGGCCTGACCCCTCCCTCAGGGGAACAGCGCGGGGCTGCGAAGCCCCGCATCTTCCTCCCACCCCATCATCCGGTTCAGGTTCTGCACGGCCTGGCCGCTCGCCCCCTTCACCAGGTTGTCGATGGCGCTCACGAGCACGAGCCGCCCCGAGGGGCGGTGGTCCACCGCCGCCATGTGGCAGGCGTTGGAGCCCTTGACGTAGGCGGTACTGGGCAGGGCGTCCCCCTCGAGCACCCGCAGGAAGGGCGCGCCCCGGTAGAACTCCTTCCAGATCTCCCGCACCCGCGCCGCGTCGGTGCCCTCCCGGGGCAGGGCGTAGACCGTGGAGAGGATGCCCCGGTCCATGGGCACCAGGTGGGGCGTGAAGACCAGGGGCACCTCCGACCCGGCGGCCCACTCGAGCTGGCTTCGGATCTCGGGCTCGTGGCGGTGGGCCGCCACCTTGTACGCCTTGAAGCCCTCGTTCACCTCGCAAAAGAGCATGCCCTGGGTGGCCTCGCGCC is a genomic window containing:
- a CDS encoding CNNM domain-containing protein — its product is MGETIPPEHLPELLALLAALILLSAFFSGSETGLLGADWLKMRYLARKGNRRARTHQTLMERRDLLLGTILVGNNVVNIAASAIATAVALSVFGERGIALATGGMTLLLLVFGEIAPKTFASQRAETVALAVAPVFALLRRVLYPAVVTVTFLSNGLLRAFGARPEAVPRPSLSEDEIRALLTEGGDAGAVAESKRRMLHGIFQMGRQTVREIMVPRTRVRALDVATPLGEAAEAFVTTGYTRLPVFRENLDEILGIAHARDALALVAKPRGGEGSLAAIAREPFFVPESKDLEAMLYEFQTRRTHMAVVVDEYGGVEGIVTLEDVLEEIVGEIRDEHDVEGESLRFLPGGEVLVQGGLSIRDVNQRLKLKLPTDTDVTLGGFVMTRLGHIPEVGETVRHGNSIFRVERTGRHRVLLVRVTPVPPSSPGKGKVPAQGAKRKA